In the genome of Gordonia rubripertincta, one region contains:
- a CDS encoding DUF3662 and FHA domain-containing protein, producing the protein MGILQRIERKLEGAVDDGFARVFGGQVAPQEIENGLQREAEESLEDLGDGTVLAANSYTLLLSPSDHDHIAAEYELNRKTFSKHLEHFINDNGWQTYGKVVVEFEQSPSLHTGIFRARGTVNPDVRPRPVPSRSGRPDGAPSKAPRPPAGLPAPNPRPAAQALPADAPDQGAPKMTQNPGYDQRRGADPEYDQQAYEQQGYGQQAYGQQGYDQYGQQPGYEQGYDQQAYGQQPAGYEQQGYGQQPGYGQGYGQPGYDQQGYGQQGYAQPGYEQQGYSQQPGGYDQGYGQPGYDQQGYGQQGYAQPGYEQQGYSQQPGGYDQGYGQQGYGQQPPAAYDYQGGYDQGQAYGAGRPAAGYAPASITLLLEDGSNRTFQLHEGSNVIGRGQDAQFRLPDTGVSRRHVEIRWDGTTAMLTDLNSTNGTTVNDLQVNTWELADGDRIRVGHSDITVRFQ; encoded by the coding sequence GCCGAGGAGTCGCTGGAAGATCTCGGCGACGGTACGGTCCTTGCGGCCAACAGCTACACATTGCTGTTGAGTCCGAGCGATCACGACCACATCGCTGCGGAATACGAACTGAACCGCAAGACTTTCTCGAAGCATTTGGAACACTTCATCAACGACAACGGGTGGCAGACCTACGGCAAGGTCGTCGTAGAGTTCGAGCAATCGCCATCCCTGCACACCGGGATCTTCCGTGCGCGCGGCACGGTGAACCCTGACGTGCGGCCCCGCCCGGTGCCGTCGCGTTCGGGACGACCAGACGGCGCACCATCGAAGGCCCCCCGCCCACCGGCCGGTCTCCCGGCCCCGAATCCTCGCCCGGCCGCACAAGCTCTTCCCGCCGACGCACCCGACCAAGGAGCCCCCAAGATGACTCAGAACCCCGGATACGACCAGCGCAGGGGCGCCGATCCCGAGTACGACCAGCAGGCCTACGAGCAGCAGGGCTACGGCCAGCAGGCGTATGGACAGCAGGGTTACGACCAGTACGGCCAGCAGCCCGGCTACGAGCAGGGTTACGACCAGCAGGCCTACGGTCAGCAGCCCGCCGGCTACGAGCAGCAGGGTTACGGCCAGCAGCCGGGCTACGGACAGGGTTATGGCCAGCCCGGTTACGACCAGCAGGGCTACGGCCAACAGGGCTACGCACAGCCCGGCTACGAACAGCAGGGCTACAGCCAGCAGCCCGGCGGCTACGACCAGGGCTACGGCCAGCCCGGTTACGACCAGCAGGGCTACGGCCAACAGGGCTACGCACAGCCCGGCTACGAACAGCAGGGCTACAGCCAGCAGCCCGGCGGCTACGACCAGGGCTACGGCCAGCAGGGCTACGGCCAGCAGCCCCCGGCCGCCTACGACTACCAGGGTGGCTACGACCAGGGCCAGGCTTACGGTGCGGGACGTCCCGCCGCCGGCTACGCGCCGGCGTCGATCACCCTCCTCCTCGAGGACGGCAGCAACCGCACCTTCCAGCTACACGAGGGTTCCAACGTGATCGGCCGCGGCCAGGACGCGCAGTTCCGCCTGCCCGACACCGGTGTCTCGCGTCGCCATGTGGAGATCCGCTGGGACGGCACCACCGCGATGCTCACCGACCTCAACTCGACCAACGGCACCACCGTCAACGACCTGCAGGTCAACACCTGGGAACTGGCCGACGGCGACCGCATCCGCGTGGGACATTCCGACATCACCGTCCGGTTCCAGTAG
- a CDS encoding FHA domain-containing protein FhaB/FipA — protein MQGLVLQLTRIGFLLLLWLFVFAVIRTLRADIASAGGMRIPRYSGGAEKRRRSGGVRGAARYLVVTHGALANTRISLGQQPVLLGRADDSTLVLTDDYASERHARLSRRGDDWYVEDLGSTNGTYLDRSKVTTAVKVPLNTPIRIGKTVIELRP, from the coding sequence ATGCAGGGCTTGGTGCTGCAACTGACCCGTATCGGGTTCCTGCTGTTGTTGTGGTTGTTCGTCTTTGCTGTGATCCGGACTCTTCGTGCCGACATCGCCTCGGCCGGCGGCATGCGCATCCCGCGTTACTCGGGAGGCGCGGAGAAGCGTCGACGCAGTGGCGGGGTCCGAGGCGCGGCGCGCTATCTGGTCGTCACGCACGGCGCCCTGGCCAACACCCGGATCAGCCTCGGCCAGCAGCCGGTACTGCTCGGTCGCGCCGACGACTCGACCCTGGTCCTCACCGACGACTACGCCTCGGAACGTCACGCGCGACTCTCCAGACGCGGTGACGACTGGTACGTGGAAGACCTCGGCTCCACCAACGGCACCTATCTCGACCGGTCCAAGGTGACGACCGCCGTCAAGGTCCCGCTGAACACGCCGATCCGCATCGGCAAGACCGTGATCGAGTTGCGCCCGTGA